Genomic window (Spirosoma sp. KCTC 42546):
GGCACGCTGGCTGATGCAATCACGCAGAAATTTGGCTCATTCGATACCTTTAAAGAAGAGTTCACCAAAGCAGCAACCACCCGGTTCGGGTCGGGTTGGGCCTGGTTGATCGTAACGCCTGAAGGCGAACTGGCAATCACCTCATCCCCTAATCAGGATAATCCATTAATGGATATTGCCGAAGTGAAAGGCTTCCCCATTATTGGTCTTGATGTGTGGGAACACGCTTATTATTTGAAGTATCAAAATCGTCGGCCGGATTATATTGCTGCGTATTTTAACGTAGTTGATTGGAATGCGGCTGAGAAACGGTATCAGCAGGGCAAGCAAGCCTAACTAATGAAGAATGATAAGTGAAGAATGAAGAATAGGAATTGAAAAAAATACTTTTCATTTTTCACTCTTCACTCTTCACTTTTTATTACCTTTGCACTCTCAAAAATGGTGATTGTAGCTCAGTCGGTTAGAGCGCCGGATTGTGGTTCCGGAGGTCGCGGGTTCGAGCCCCGTCTTTCACCCTGCCTCAAAGCCCTGATTTTATCGGGGCTTTTTTTAGTGCCCTACTCTTCTGTTTCCAAACTAAAATCCTGTATACAGTTAACGTTCAGGCTAACTGGATAGTAGACAGAGGAATAAAAGTTATCGGCTATTGCTCTACATATGGGTGCTTACTTGCTGATTGTCAACAGCTTGCTAACTAAATAACCCCTAGCAACTAGTAATCAGTCCTTAAAGCCTTTTTCTTCATTTGCTTTATAGCGATTAAGCGGTAATTTTGTTTATCTTTTTAAGACAAACATTAAACAAGTCGGTTTAGTTATCATATATGGATTTGATTGATTAGGGAAAGAAACCATAAAAGTTCTTTACTCTCTGTCCTATCCATGCGGCTTGTTTGGTCATAGCCATCTCATCCCATGAGCACGTATTCCATCAGAGACTTAGAGCAGCTTTCAGGCATAAAAGCCCATACGCTGCGCATCTGGGAGCAACGATATGCGATTATCGCTCCCCAACGAACCGATACCAATATCCGGACTTACGATGATCAGGACTTGAAACTTGTTCTAAACATCTCTTTATTGAAAGATCATGGCTACAAAATTTCGGAAATCTCCAAGCTATCGCCAGATGAGTTAGCCAGCGAAGTGATTAAAGTCTCGGATAGACAAGTTACTTATCCAGATCAAATCCATGCTCTCACCTTGTCTATGCTGGATTTGGATGAAGACC
Coding sequences:
- a CDS encoding superoxide dismutase; translated protein: MAFVLDPLPYPSDSLEPNIDKQTMEIHHGKHHNAYVTNLNNAIAGTDMENKSIEDLLASVSKAPVAVRNNGGGHYNHTLFWNTISGSGGGQPTGTLADAITQKFGSFDTFKEEFTKAATTRFGSGWAWLIVTPEGELAITSSPNQDNPLMDIAEVKGFPIIGLDVWEHAYYLKYQNRRPDYIAAYFNVVDWNAAEKRYQQGKQA